In the genome of Daucus carota subsp. sativus chromosome 9, DH1 v3.0, whole genome shotgun sequence, the window aacatcttcttCTAATTGGGATGATGAAAACTGAAAATAAACTGCTAATTACATCTTAACAGTAATCAATTCTTAATCGAAACCAAACCAACCAAATAGGGTCATCACAATAATATTCTGAAAGCATAAATTTAGTATAAAACAACGGAACAACTAGCCAGCGCATTCACATACATAAAAAAACAGAACATTATAACCATACCTGATTGCTTGTCTCCTCGAACCATTTGAAGATGAAGCACAATATGAAATATAGGATTGAAAAATTTTAGGGAACAATCTAACACTGGACAGCATAACAACGACCTGGGTAAGAGGGGAATGAAGTGTTGATGTAGTTTTTACAGGGGAGATTGTTAAGGGAGACAAGACCATCCGAAAATGGCGCCCCTCCATTAACGGGTGGCAGTTACTAGAGATAtacataaactaaaatcaacataCGGTTGCTGTACATATACGGTCTATTAAAcatgtatttaaaaattataaaaaaccaGATTATGATAAGCGTTGGATTAACAAGAGATTAACGGTCAGGATGGAGTACTCCAGTACTCCAAGAATTTACAGTACTCCACTGAACCTAAACCTGCAAGCATAATAGTAATATTGAACCACAAGTTCTATTCtgtaattttcaataattttataaaataataataataataataaaagaaattaaaattggattgatattaagatttataagtgaatTTGTATGATGGGTTTGTAGAATTGgagttttaaattgttatatattgattatatttttttggtaaAATTAGAGCTTATTTATTGATACGTCGAAAGAGACTTAATCGGTACAATAATCAACTCAAGCAACTaggttgaaaaacaaataaaatagctAAGCAATTAACCGCTTTATTTTTGAATTGTTTTAACTATCTGAATacaaatattctgaaaattaaaaataaaaataatgactTCATAATTCAATCCGGATATGTCCTAAAAACTATAACTTCACACTTGACTCTTCCGGTAATTTCAATGAATATTgcaatattcatacacatacacacacacacacacacacacacacacacacatatatatatatatttgtgtgtgtgcgcatattgattatgttaattatttataaaatatattaatttaaaattttaacctcGAAACAGAGCTTTTATGACTTAAGTTTGTGGGGAGAAGTCGATAGAATGAAACATTTGACCGGATCAAACGGGATTTTCCGATTTGGATTTTTGTGGTTATGCACAAGTCCAACTCCGAAACTTAAAATGGCTTGAGGTCCTTCATCGTTTCTCTCGCTTGATCTCAGACATTAATGTTGTATTTTTTGGAGTAACATTAATGTTGTGTTTAGTTAGGaagaattaaacaaaataaaatgatCCAAAATAAATGATAGATGATAGAGGTCGGaggaaagttaaaaaaaaatatgaatgcagaatttgagaagaaaatgaatatgagaagaaatgaagcttattttttttaattgtgagATATCATTAATTTGAACAAACATCACACATAAGACTCTCCAACACAAAATGTGGAGGAGAAAGAAAATCGAGCAATCAATAAGTCTCACAAGGTACCCCGTACCCTAGCTAGAAGCTCGAAAACCCAGTACAGTATGATAATTGATAACTAAGCAAGCTTCGACACTCCTGAATCACATGCCCCACCTCCAAATAATTTGTCCTATCATCTCCAATTTCATAAATTGTGAGCCAAGAATCACTTCCTATAGTCACCTGTGGAATGCCTATATATCTGCACGGTCTAGTTTAAAGCTTCCGGTACATCCTTTGTTTCTGATTCAAAAACTCCCACCTCACCTGCATGACAAATAACCAGAGCTCTGCAAAAATTTCTTATGTGATCTCGAAGAACCATTCCCAGCCCATACTCTGAAGTACCCTCCTGAATCGCTACGTCCACATTAATTTGAGTTGTCCTTCGACTGGAGATTTCCAACGCGCGAGATAGTTTGAAATGGAgcattttttcatttcatttcatccAAATACATAACCTTAATTCATTGACTATACATAACCTTAATTCATTGACTATCTGATTGCCTCTAATGAATCTACATTATTCCACGCAAATGGTGCAGATTCAATATTATGCTAAATCATTACTTGTGAATTGAAACCAGCCTAAATTGCATAGGCCACCagcaaacaaatacacacaaaaaAACCCGCAATCCTAGAAAAAGCTCTCTGTTTTCCTATTACTCCTACCCAGATATAAACAGAAAAATTTTCTCACAAGCCCGCATTCCACAACTGCATATATCTACCACATATGGACATCATGACTTCTTTCACGAAGGGGGAGCAATACGATGTTGTACAACGAAACACCCACATTATACTACTTAGATGTGAGTACTGTGATCTTTAAGCTGCAACAAATGTGAAGAGTACCCTGATAGGATATAAAATATTCGACAATATCTAAATTAGTTCAATAACTGTAAAAATCTAAAGGACTGAACCATTTAGCAACGGAGAATCTACTGGTAGCATGATTAAAATTGCACATCCGGAGGCAAATATCTAAATAAGTTCAATAACTGTAAAAATCTAAAGGACGGAACCATTAAGCAGCAGAGAATCTACTGGTAACATGATTAAAATTGCACTTCCGGAGGCAACTATTCACCATTTTGTTGATTGGCATTTAGCAGGTCCTTTGTTCACATCTAAATAAGACTGGAATGCGCTCATGACTTCCTCATATGTTGGCCTCTTGTATTCCACTGCCTGTTCATATATACCCATGTTAAGCAAGCCTTCTATATTAAAGAAATCATAATTGTTGCAGATTTATTTAGCTTGGAACATACCTGCTCAATTACATCTTCCGGATTTGCCCATTTCCACTCCGAAAATTCTGGATCTACTTCACCATTTGCCAAGTTAATCTCGCTTTCATCTTTTGTTAGCCTCATAAGGAACCTATCAATTTAAAATCTTTTagttttacaaatataaatcatGGGAAGGCCAGTTTAGACTGCACAATTAGGTCTTGCATACTTTGGATATACTTGTCAAACTTGGTGATACATAATGCCCTTTCTTAGCATTCAAAAAGTTTCTAAAAGAACAGTAAGTACATGAAGGATCTTACCATTTCTGTGCCAGTCCATGCCATTCACCTCCTTCCCAGAGACGATTCACCTTAGCTTTCACAGGGGCCGGGAAGTCATAAGTTAGCCAATCTGGCACCTGTCAATCCACACTCTCATTAGGTATGCAGGGTAGATTGAAAGAACAATTATagcattttcattctttgggtCTTAGTTGCCATGTTGTGGATTACGAATTAGAAAGAGTTCAGCATCAACTTGATATTTGTAAATCTAGTACATAAAATGGGCATTGTTGACTTCTTGTGAACAAATATTGAATCCTGATAATAATACTTTTTCCCCTTTAATTTCCAAGTACACTGCAGAGCACATTCTTGTAGCTACAAGGCCAACTTCATATTTGTAGCCAGTCGGTCAACTTAGAGTCATGGACTCGTGGGAATTTAATTGAAGCATCATTTATCTTTCTGATATAGTAACAGAATAGAAGCAGAAATCATTCAGCTATAAATTTCAAGGTTGACAGTCATGGACCTTAAAAGAGATTACAGAGATGTTAACGAGTGATTAAGAGGGTCAACATCTACAAGTCGCACATATGAGCAGGGTAGGTAGCATAACGCCTTTGTAGCACGAACTAATGTGTACGTGTGTCTCGTTTAAGAGTAATACAACAGAGCATGAGATACATACCTCATCAATAAGTTCAACTGACACTATCCCAGTTTCTTCACGCAGTTTCCTGATTGCAGCAGCAATTGGCATCTCTCCATCTTCAATTCCACCCTGCATGAGAAGTTGAAAGATGAGAAGCTCCAAAAAATTACAGATTTTTTGTATGCATGACATAAGCTTCaatcaataatttatatatatttattttgatttgtcGCGAGTCCTAAATTTCTTTTAGTCGCATGGGGTTTTCTGTGTAAAGGGAAATTACAACAAAGGTCATAGTCTGACGAATGATAGATGATTTTAGAATGTTACTTAACATGCTCGGTTAAAACTTCCAACTAATAGACTTCAATAGTTCAATCAGTACTTGCTTAAACGCAACATAAAACTGTAAAAggtataacaaaaaaattactcAAGTGCAGTGTGATGAAAGCTTTTACAGATCCTACTTATTCTGAACATTCGATGTTTtcctatatattttttcacataTTGCGACAATCAACTATACGCCAAGAACAGAGAAATAGCATTAACATATATTTAACTTGTGCATCATACCTGAGGCATCTGCCATGCTCCCGGAACATTCAATCTAGAAGCGACAAATACCTGCAATGGTGTTGAAGAACGGACATGATATATTAATTCCTTgccaataaaaaaatataaaaaataactaaaaaccAAACACTGTCATCTTGTAATTCTTATTATTTGACATCTACATTGCTAAAATAAACCATGATTCTCAACCTCGCCTAAACATGAACGAAAAATCAGATTTACGACATTTATTAGATGGAGAGACCATGTGTTTCTCTGACTGAAGATGTCAAGAGCCGGTCCACAGTTCATTACAAGAGTCAGGGCATAATCAGGATAATTAGCTGGGACATATAATTCAgaacatttttataaattaattagaatttaataatttaagcgAAGTTGTTATAAGTGAATATTTGACGTTTAAATCATAATTCAGATATAGATAATAtctatataaacttaaatatattCGGTGGGGTAAATTTTCGGCACACGCTTTAATACAGCTACACCGCTAAACCAACTATAGTCtatagttaatattttttttttgttgtcagAACTATAGTTAATATTAGTTAGTAATTAGTTAAGTTTCCAAGCCTCTTTTTACCGCATTCAATTACGAGAGTTCGGCCAATTATCGTCACGTGATTTAATCGATTTAATGCAGCTACATCGCTAAACCACAGATAGTAATTAGTTAAGTTTCCGATGATCTTTTCATCATATACAACTATAATATCAGTTGGATTAATTGTCGCTGCATGATTTAATCGATTTAATGTAACTACACTGCTAAACCATAATTAATCATAGTTAGTAATCAGTTAAGCGTTCAATACTTTTTTCGTCGTATGCAATCATGATATTAGTTgtacaattataatattagctGGCCAATTGTCGTCACATGATTTAATCGATTTAATGCAGATATATCGCTAAATCATAATCAATATTAGTTGAGCTTCCAACCTTCTATCAACATTAATAATACGTATGAAACTAATTTCCGGTCTCATTTCACCGGAGTAGTGTAATTGCAGTAACACACAAAACTgctgaaaatgaaaataattctgTTCTTCTTTCCTATGCAAGGATAAAACTTCAAGGCATTTTGCAATCAGAATTTTTGCATCAGTCCTCCGAATCAAAAACTATTACCGAAGATACCAGAACCTTTAATTATATACCAACACAACCAGATAACACAGAAAATGTaatcaaaaaaatacaaaatcctCCCCTGTTTTAATTTTACATGTAAATACTTATTAAAATAAACTCTCGAGGTAAGGTTCACGTATATGTTATCCAGACCGCTTGCATAGCggatatgtttggtttggtttacgGTTTACGCAAATATTTCCGATGCATAAAAACATTCACCACCTTGAAAGCTTAACATGTCGCAAGACAATTAATCATCAAACAAAACAACTGTGCATATAAAACAGATACAGAGTGATAAAAAAGAATGTTACCTGATAATCGGAGTTGACGAGACAGACACCGACGCTGGGGCGGTAACCAGCAGGCAAATTCTCCATTGAAACTCGAGCACTTGTTTTATGAAAGTCAAATATAAGTGATGGATAGTGAGGGCTTGAGTTTTTTAAGAATGTTATTAAAAGTCAATCTCAGTAGTGTCAAGTACTCAAGTGTCTGTGTGTCTATATTTATAGAGAGACATGAGATGTATCACAGTATCAGAGCAGTGAGCAGTTGGTAATTGGTtgctaaaatattaattattgagtccgtccttttttttcttttttcttttttcatcttacaaaattgttcatattaaattaatataattaatatatgttaaatttgttaatttcttaaaaattaatacaattttttgttAGCATATAATTTGCTCTTTCTGTTGTAAGATATAGATCGCTTTTTGATACACATTAACAAGTCTTTTAAttgtttctcaaaaaaaaaacaagtccTTTAGTTGGATTATATTTCcaactcttttctttttttgtgaattataatattaactaaatatttttaattaaaaataaaaaatttagaataatGATTGTAACCCCGTGATGGAGTATAAAAGGTGAGTTTTAACCAGAGACGAGAAAAGAAAAACAGGACAGaggtaatatataaaatttgttaaacatACTTGAATGTGCTCTAACTCTACGACATATAATGATGGAACAAtatcttattaatattttaaattattttaaataaaatatataattttattataaataacgATGATGTGTAATGAGACTTCCAAAAATTAATGTGAGAgccgaaattataattttaaaaatttgtactCATTTTACATATccttctaattaaaaaaaataaattaattgtcCACTGTTACTTTTAATATAGTGTagtttattattagtattgagAAGAACAATTTTATTCGAGCCATTCATGATTTGGGATTTTCATATATACccatacataaaaaaatttatgcaaaaatatatttttcaaaacaaattatgaaaatattatctttcaaaaatattatataatcataaatcCGTTCTGATTtaatctgttttttaatattttgattttaatgatataatataatttgtcATATTAAAAGTGGGATgacttaaattattaaatatattttgtatatgaATGTAATTTGTCACCGTCACTATTGGTTGGAGTATTTTAAGAGGTCCATGTCATAATCACCTGTCAAGTTCTACTTTACATAAATCGAAAAGAATTGTGGAGAATCTAACGAAGAGAACCAGCTCATActatatttgttttctttaggAAGCCTTTTAATAGTCGGAtgaatgaataaataaataaaataatatttaaattattttttaaataataatttataaattttagtttgattCTTTTACCATGCTAGACTGTAAAATTtcgtatttaattatattattattattatctcattttagttttttaaatttgaatttacacagattatataatatcttttaatGATAAAGTtagttattttaataatatactagataataattttaaattatatttaattttgaaatctaTTACAGAGAAAGAAATACAATatctttctttttaaaaaaagaaatttttataaataagttaCAAACTACttcctttattattttattagttggctataatgttttctgaatatttttgattttataagttttcttaaattattaaaatttataatatttattaaatatttttatttaaaaagttaaaaataatgaCAGTGAAGCGTCAGCTAGTCAAAGAGTGCACGGGTGGGGAACAGAGAGACTATAAAGACAGAAGAAGCAGTGAGTTGTGAGTACCTAATGGAGAGGAAAGTTG includes:
- the LOC108202105 gene encoding nudix hydrolase 25, yielding MENLPAGYRPSVGVCLVNSDYQVFVASRLNVPGAWQMPQGGIEDGEMPIAAAIRKLREETGIVSVELIDEVPDWLTYDFPAPVKAKVNRLWEGGEWHGLAQKWFLMRLTKDESEINLANGEVDPEFSEWKWANPEDVIEQAVEYKRPTYEEVMSAFQSYLDVNKGPAKCQSTKW